One window of Chryseobacterium sp. JJR-5R genomic DNA carries:
- a CDS encoding urea carboxylase-associated family protein — protein sequence MNTIPPRSGAAFTLKKGERLMITDIQGEQVSDFICFNLHDTKEYLSSGRTIDYAETIFLTKGNPFYSNRSNIMFDIIEDTVGRHDFLLTPCSADTFRIIYGDTHPHRGCFGNLCEALEPYGITPDEIPICFNVFMHVAVDGETGKISVLPPKSKAGDHIVIEAKMDLIVGMTACSAEMSNNYSFKPIGYAVEPQMQQD from the coding sequence ATGAATACCATACCACCACGCAGCGGAGCTGCATTCACCCTGAAGAAAGGGGAGCGACTAATGATTACCGATATCCAGGGAGAGCAGGTATCCGATTTTATCTGCTTTAATCTACATGATACTAAAGAATATTTATCCTCAGGCAGAACCATTGATTATGCGGAGACTATTTTCCTTACCAAAGGAAACCCGTTTTATTCTAACCGCAGCAATATCATGTTCGATATTATAGAAGATACAGTAGGCCGTCATGATTTTCTACTTACCCCATGCAGTGCTGATACGTTCCGTATTATTTACGGTGATACCCATCCGCACCGCGGCTGTTTCGGGAACTTGTGTGAAGCACTGGAGCCCTATGGAATAACACCGGATGAAATACCCATCTGCTTTAACGTGTTCATGCATGTTGCGGTAGACGGCGAAACCGGTAAAATCAGTGTGCTGCCGCCAAAAAGCAAGGCTGGTGACCACATTGTCATTGAAGCTAAAATGGACTTAATCGTAGGCATGACGGCATGTTCCGCAGAGATGTCCAATAACTATTCTTTCAAGCCGATCGGTTATGCGGTGGAACCTCAGATGCAACAAGACTAA
- a CDS encoding transporter: MNINFNLPISVFCILFLSLKCAGQQEQERSYSLFHPVPKSMMRKMETDRPDVTESPFTVDAGHFQVETDLAGLIREKSDTKETHTLLINQANLKIGITGSTAIQIGFQTYGRQKEKQQSSETAEIQEGHGDLTLRIKQNLLGNDHGNFVLAILPYVKFPTSKYDENSRFEGGLIVPMLYKLPGEWKLGFQVEADRLKDKDQQAMHTEFLQSLTVSHPLLKGTEGIAETYYTYDFKAHQFSNFINAAIQMDIAGDLKLDAGLNYGIQHTAEKHYFIGASYRL, translated from the coding sequence ATGAACATTAATTTTAATCTTCCAATATCCGTTTTTTGTATTTTATTTCTCTCTTTAAAATGTGCCGGTCAGCAGGAACAGGAGAGAAGCTACTCTTTGTTCCATCCTGTTCCGAAAAGTATGATGAGGAAAATGGAAACGGACCGTCCCGATGTAACGGAATCCCCTTTTACGGTGGATGCAGGGCATTTTCAGGTTGAAACAGACCTGGCGGGGCTAATAAGAGAAAAATCAGATACAAAGGAAACCCATACTTTGCTGATCAATCAGGCAAATCTTAAAATCGGGATTACCGGTTCCACAGCCATACAGATCGGTTTCCAGACCTACGGCCGGCAAAAGGAAAAACAGCAGTCTTCGGAAACTGCTGAAATACAGGAAGGTCATGGTGACCTGACGCTTAGGATCAAACAGAACCTGCTCGGGAACGATCACGGGAACTTTGTCCTGGCTATTTTACCATATGTAAAGTTTCCGACATCAAAATATGATGAAAACAGCCGTTTTGAGGGCGGGCTTATTGTCCCGATGCTGTACAAATTGCCGGGGGAATGGAAACTCGGATTTCAGGTGGAGGCAGACAGGCTCAAAGACAAAGACCAGCAGGCCATGCATACTGAATTTTTACAGTCACTGACAGTCAGCCATCCCCTGCTGAAAGGGACTGAAGGAATAGCAGAAACATATTACACCTATGATTTTAAAGCGCATCAGTTTTCAAATTTTATCAATGCAGCCATTCAGATGGATATTGCCGGGGATCTTAAACTTGATGCCGGGCTCAATTACGGGATACAGCATACAGCGGAAAAACACTATTTTATCGGGGCTTCTTACCGGCTTTAA
- a CDS encoding alpha/beta hydrolase encodes MKKKLTLIMAAALLLSGQLSAQTGQKPLKNPKKMNATEQTEHYTFKLSDQVSRQKVSFKNRYGITLSGDLYLPKNAGTGALPAVAISGPFGAVKEQSSGLYASQMAERGFAAIAFDPSYTGESSGSPRNVSSPEINTEDFSAAVDFLGLQQNIDRNKIGIIGICGFGGFALNATAADKRVKAVATTSLYDMTRLMSKGYNDTVSPEQRTKTLEDLSRQRWKDAENGKPAGGPRNLPEKLNGDEPQFVKEYFDYYRTSRGFHPNSVNSNGAWLVTNPLSFMNMPILTYVKEISPRPMLLIAGERAHSRYFSEDIYKNASEPKELMIIPHAVHVDLYDKTEVIPFDRLESFFRTHLK; translated from the coding sequence ATGAAGAAAAAACTCACACTGATCATGGCTGCCGCTTTATTATTATCAGGACAGCTATCGGCACAGACCGGACAGAAACCATTAAAAAATCCAAAGAAAATGAATGCAACAGAACAGACAGAACATTATACATTCAAACTCAGTGATCAAGTAAGCCGCCAAAAAGTAAGCTTTAAAAACCGCTACGGAATTACGTTATCGGGAGATTTATACCTTCCCAAAAATGCAGGGACCGGAGCATTACCGGCAGTTGCCATCAGCGGGCCTTTCGGAGCTGTGAAGGAACAGTCTTCAGGACTCTATGCCAGCCAGATGGCGGAGCGCGGCTTTGCAGCCATTGCATTTGACCCGTCTTACACAGGTGAAAGCAGCGGCAGCCCGAGAAATGTTTCTTCACCGGAAATCAATACCGAAGATTTCAGCGCCGCCGTTGACTTTTTAGGACTTCAGCAGAATATAGACCGCAACAAAATCGGGATTATCGGGATCTGCGGCTTCGGAGGTTTTGCCTTAAATGCCACTGCTGCTGACAAACGGGTAAAAGCCGTAGCCACAACCAGCCTGTATGATATGACCAGGCTTATGTCCAAAGGATACAATGATACGGTTAGCCCGGAACAGCGCACGAAAACACTGGAAGACCTCAGCCGGCAGCGCTGGAAAGATGCCGAAAACGGAAAACCTGCCGGCGGCCCCCGTAATTTACCTGAAAAACTGAACGGTGATGAACCCCAGTTTGTGAAAGAATATTTCGATTATTACAGAACCTCTCGCGGTTTTCATCCGAATTCGGTAAATTCAAACGGAGCCTGGCTGGTCACCAATCCCCTGTCATTTATGAATATGCCCATCCTCACCTACGTTAAGGAAATATCGCCGAGGCCGATGCTTCTGATTGCCGGTGAACGCGCACACTCTCGTTATTTCAGTGAAGATATTTATAAAAATGCATCAGAACCGAAAGAATTAATGATTATCCCGCATGCCGTTCATGTAGACCTGTACGACAAAACGGAGGTGATCCCGTTTGACCGGCTGGAAAGCTTTTTCAGAACCCATCTGAAATAA
- a CDS encoding AraC family transcriptional regulator, which yields MNTTSPAEILPGVIFYAYHSAERKEKVCLWNHHTLILQVSGQLMLETSRETISTNGGELLLIGRNQLGTLTKTPPSEGIYETIVISLQEDLLRKIALEEKLESDSRYAGPTNILIPLNEFLNGYFQSVVPYARRAGTSVTDEMGILKVKEGIKLLLLAVPELRNFLFDFSEPYKIDLEKFMLNNFHFNIPVEKFAQLTGRSLAGFKRDFQKTFGVPPRHWLQDKRLSTAKYLIETKQQKPSAIYLDLGFQSLSHFSYSFKKKFGMAPTECLVNSTPGRK from the coding sequence ATGAATACTACCAGCCCAGCGGAAATCCTTCCGGGAGTTATTTTTTATGCCTACCACTCTGCCGAGCGGAAAGAAAAAGTCTGTCTCTGGAATCACCATACGCTGATATTACAGGTCTCAGGACAGCTTATGCTAGAGACTTCCAGGGAGACCATTTCAACGAACGGCGGAGAATTGCTGCTGATCGGCAGGAACCAGCTGGGTACGCTCACCAAAACCCCGCCATCAGAAGGCATCTATGAAACCATCGTGATTTCGCTTCAGGAAGATCTGTTACGCAAAATCGCATTAGAGGAAAAGCTGGAATCAGACAGCAGGTATGCTGGCCCTACAAATATCCTGATCCCGCTCAATGAATTCCTGAACGGATATTTTCAGTCTGTGGTTCCGTATGCCCGGCGTGCAGGAACATCCGTTACGGATGAAATGGGTATCCTGAAAGTAAAAGAAGGCATTAAACTTCTGCTGTTGGCAGTGCCGGAGCTCAGGAATTTTTTATTCGACTTTTCGGAACCTTACAAAATCGACCTGGAAAAATTTATGCTGAATAATTTCCATTTCAACATCCCTGTAGAAAAATTTGCACAGCTTACCGGGCGCAGCCTGGCCGGCTTCAAGCGGGACTTCCAAAAGACTTTCGGTGTACCGCCACGCCACTGGCTGCAGGACAAGCGGCTGAGCACAGCAAAATACCTTATAGAAACAAAGCAGCAGAAGCCTTCAGCAATATACCTGGATCTGGGGTTTCAGAGCCTGTCGCATTTCTCCTACTCCTTCAAAAAAAAATTCGGAATGGCCCCTACCGAATGTCTGGTCAATTCCACTCCCGGTAGAAAATAA
- a CDS encoding NmrA family NAD(P)-binding protein, with product MKKTILVAGATGNLGYRICRELINRGAGVRAIVRTSSDTDKTEALEKIGVEIKCIDFNDTEAIAEACRGVSCVVSALAGLSDVIVDLQKKIADAAVTAGVPRFVPSDFCTDYTLLKEGENRNFDLRRTFRTYIDSLPIQVSSVFNGCFADILKYNTPILNLKDKSIGYWGDKADWKLDFTTMDNTASFTAEAALDDQAPRNLQIASFQVSPEMLSEDVKEVSGQEFKIHQLSSLEHFAEAIKKQRAEDPAGENELYAKFQQGQYMYSMFTAQNNEPANSRYEGISWTSCKDYLKIFLR from the coding sequence ATGAAAAAAACAATTTTAGTTGCCGGTGCAACAGGAAACCTGGGGTACAGGATCTGCAGGGAATTAATAAACCGCGGTGCCGGAGTAAGGGCTATCGTACGTACTTCCTCTGACACGGATAAGACAGAAGCCCTTGAGAAAATAGGAGTGGAAATTAAGTGTATCGACTTTAATGATACGGAAGCCATTGCAGAAGCATGCAGAGGAGTTAGCTGCGTAGTATCCGCACTGGCAGGCTTAAGCGATGTTATTGTAGACCTTCAGAAAAAAATTGCAGACGCAGCTGTAACAGCAGGCGTACCCAGATTTGTCCCTTCTGATTTCTGTACGGACTATACGCTTCTGAAAGAAGGCGAAAACAGGAATTTTGACCTGAGAAGGACCTTCAGAACATACATTGACAGCTTGCCGATACAGGTATCTTCCGTTTTCAATGGCTGCTTTGCGGATATTTTAAAATACAATACGCCGATCCTCAATTTAAAAGACAAAAGCATCGGTTACTGGGGAGATAAAGCCGACTGGAAGCTGGATTTTACCACCATGGATAATACGGCATCCTTTACAGCGGAAGCTGCACTGGATGATCAGGCACCGAGGAATCTGCAGATTGCCAGCTTTCAGGTCAGCCCGGAAATGTTGTCGGAAGATGTAAAAGAAGTAAGCGGGCAGGAATTTAAAATTCACCAGCTGTCCAGCCTGGAACATTTTGCCGAAGCTATAAAAAAACAGAGGGCCGAAGATCCCGCCGGTGAAAACGAGCTGTATGCCAAATTCCAGCAGGGGCAATATATGTATTCAATGTTTACGGCACAAAATAATGAACCGGCGAATAGCCGTTATGAAGGCATTTCATGGACTTCATGTAAAGACTATTTAAAGATCTTCCTGCGATAG
- a CDS encoding NmrA family NAD(P)-binding protein, translating to MNIVLTGSLGNIGKPLATALLQKGHHIKVISSTPERRAGIEALGAEAAIGTMQDPDFLTETFRGADIIYLMEAWEGIGSIFDNSVDFVAGFENIGHNYKLAIEGSGVEKIVHLSSIGAHTDQGTGSLYLHHKVEKILGQLPDNVAIKFMRPVGFYTNIFRSIQMIKTQGAIIQGYGGDQKEPWVSPSDIAMAIAEEMERPFEGRAVRYLASDEVSPNEIAAVIGKAIGKPDLKWKIVSDEEMLTGMLAAGMNEWIAKGFVEMQAAQRSGSLYEDYYRSRPVLGKTKLTDFAGEFARIYHSLN from the coding sequence ATGAATATTGTACTTACAGGATCCTTAGGAAACATCGGAAAGCCCTTGGCAACAGCGTTATTACAGAAAGGGCATCATATAAAAGTCATAAGCAGTACACCGGAAAGGAGGGCAGGTATTGAGGCATTGGGTGCAGAAGCAGCCATCGGGACGATGCAGGATCCGGACTTTTTAACGGAAACTTTCAGAGGTGCGGATATCATATACCTGATGGAAGCATGGGAAGGCATAGGCAGCATCTTTGATAACAGCGTTGATTTTGTGGCAGGGTTTGAAAATATCGGTCACAACTACAAACTTGCCATAGAAGGATCAGGTGTTGAAAAAATTGTTCACCTCAGCAGCATCGGGGCACATACGGATCAGGGGACCGGCAGCCTTTACCTTCACCACAAAGTTGAAAAAATCCTGGGGCAGCTTCCGGATAATGTAGCGATAAAATTTATGCGGCCTGTTGGGTTCTATACCAATATTTTCAGATCTATACAGATGATAAAGACACAGGGAGCGATTATCCAGGGGTATGGAGGTGATCAGAAAGAACCCTGGGTTTCACCGTCTGACATCGCAATGGCCATTGCAGAAGAAATGGAACGGCCGTTTGAAGGGAGAGCAGTGCGTTATCTTGCCAGCGATGAAGTTTCACCCAACGAAATTGCTGCTGTTATCGGTAAGGCCATAGGCAAACCGGATTTAAAGTGGAAAATAGTCTCTGATGAGGAAATGCTCACCGGAATGCTTGCCGCAGGTATGAATGAATGGATTGCCAAAGGCTTTGTGGAAATGCAGGCCGCCCAGCGAAGCGGAAGTTTATATGAAGATTACTACCGCAGCCGGCCGGTTTTAGGAAAAACCAAACTCACGGATTTTGCCGGAGAATTTGCACGCATTTATCATTCGTTAAATTAA
- a CDS encoding cupin domain-containing protein: protein MNKEHTASLFPKGKKLSNDWFTGNAFLSPLVAKDKNNGFSAGAVTFEKGARTNWHTHPKGQVLMVTEGSGLYQEKGKPAQAITRGDVVNIPENTEHWHGAAADTPMTHIAITNFKDEVQVTWLKPVTDVEFHDANNQSK, encoded by the coding sequence ATGAACAAAGAACATACAGCTTCTCTTTTCCCGAAAGGAAAAAAATTATCAAATGACTGGTTTACCGGCAATGCTTTTTTATCGCCTTTGGTAGCGAAAGATAAAAATAACGGATTCTCTGCCGGAGCCGTCACCTTTGAAAAAGGTGCAAGAACAAACTGGCATACGCATCCGAAAGGCCAAGTTCTGATGGTAACCGAGGGATCAGGGCTTTATCAGGAAAAAGGAAAGCCGGCACAGGCAATCACGAGGGGCGATGTGGTCAACATTCCCGAAAATACGGAACACTGGCACGGCGCTGCGGCAGATACCCCGATGACCCATATCGCGATTACTAATTTTAAAGATGAGGTACAGGTAACATGGCTGAAACCGGTAACAGATGTAGAGTTTCACGATGCCAATAATCAAAGTAAATGA
- a CDS encoding helix-turn-helix transcriptional regulator → MKKEETAFYKFESLTDFHRVFGLPKPLHPLVSYIDIKDMTVEEGKLPPSIVLPFYKVAYKVLLCGKAKYGQNHYDFGEGGLVFTAPSQLFESPLGQAGSGHLLLIHPDFLLSYPLAKKIREFGFFSYAANEALHLSEKEKSTVFSIFGIINDELNGRIDDFSQDVIVSQIELLLNYSNRFYKRQFITRKAANSDLLQKLEDIINGYFSAGTPMAEGTMSVQNLSEKLNVSPGYLSDMLRSYTGQNAQQLIHGKMIEKAKEILSTSDSSVAEIAYQLGFEHPQSFSRLFKTKTNLSPLEFRKSFN, encoded by the coding sequence ATGAAAAAGGAAGAAACGGCATTCTATAAATTTGAGTCCCTGACTGATTTTCACCGTGTTTTCGGTCTGCCCAAACCATTGCATCCGCTGGTCAGTTATATCGATATCAAAGACATGACGGTAGAAGAAGGAAAGCTGCCGCCATCCATTGTCCTGCCTTTCTATAAGGTTGCATACAAGGTGCTTCTCTGCGGCAAAGCAAAGTACGGGCAGAACCATTATGATTTCGGTGAAGGCGGACTGGTATTTACAGCGCCCAGCCAGCTGTTTGAATCACCTTTGGGCCAGGCCGGTTCCGGCCATCTGCTGCTGATCCATCCGGATTTTCTTCTCTCTTATCCGCTGGCAAAGAAGATCAGGGAATTCGGGTTCTTTTCATATGCAGCCAATGAAGCACTGCACCTGTCTGAAAAGGAAAAATCGACTGTTTTTTCAATTTTCGGGATTATTAATGACGAATTGAACGGCAGGATTGATGATTTCAGCCAGGATGTGATTGTTTCCCAGATCGAGCTGCTGCTGAATTACAGCAACCGTTTCTACAAGCGCCAGTTTATCACAAGGAAAGCGGCCAACAGCGATCTGCTGCAGAAGCTGGAAGATATTATTAACGGGTATTTCAGCGCCGGAACCCCGATGGCTGAAGGGACAATGAGCGTTCAGAACCTTTCGGAAAAGCTGAATGTTTCACCGGGTTACCTGAGTGACATGCTGCGATCCTATACCGGGCAGAATGCCCAGCAGCTGATTCACGGTAAGATGATTGAAAAAGCAAAGGAAATACTTTCCACGTCCGATTCCTCCGTTGCAGAGATTGCCTACCAGCTTGGTTTTGAACATCCGCAATCGTTCAGCCGCCTTTTCAAAACAAAGACGAACCTTTCCCCTTTGGAATTCAGGAAATCGTTTAATTAA
- a CDS encoding helix-turn-helix domain-containing protein, which produces MKEKVTRVISEFNSELKLQGFKAFQIENDSNDTRTYSRKDFYKICLTTGKSKIHYSDKTFEQEGTVLFFGNPHIPYSWETISTVYVGYTILFSEEFFKNSERSESLQQSSFFKIGGTPVLKITEEQRRFLNTIFQKMMAEQESDYVFKDELIRNYISLIIHESLKMEPSEQYDHNRNAASRLSSVFLELLERQFPVETASNPLTLKTAQHYAQHLNVHTNYLNRAVKEVTGKSTTNHITERIITEAKALLQHTDWSISEIAYALGYEYPTYFNNFFKKATGTNPKSFRAAEV; this is translated from the coding sequence ATGAAAGAAAAGGTTACACGGGTCATTTCCGAATTTAACAGTGAGCTGAAGCTCCAAGGATTCAAGGCATTTCAGATTGAAAATGACAGCAATGACACCCGCACCTACAGCAGGAAAGACTTTTATAAAATATGCCTCACTACAGGTAAAAGCAAGATCCACTATTCGGATAAAACCTTTGAACAGGAAGGCACCGTTCTCTTTTTCGGCAACCCGCATATTCCCTATTCCTGGGAAACCATATCTACTGTATATGTTGGATATACCATTCTTTTCTCGGAAGAATTCTTTAAAAATTCCGAGCGTTCCGAAAGTCTGCAGCAATCTTCTTTCTTTAAAATCGGGGGCACGCCTGTTTTAAAAATCACGGAAGAACAGAGGCGTTTTCTCAATACCATTTTTCAGAAGATGATGGCCGAACAGGAAAGCGATTATGTATTTAAAGATGAACTGATCCGTAACTACATCAGCCTCATTATCCATGAATCCCTGAAGATGGAACCCTCTGAACAATATGACCACAACAGGAATGCAGCTTCCAGGTTATCATCCGTTTTCCTCGAACTGCTGGAGAGGCAGTTCCCGGTAGAAACTGCAAGCAACCCGCTTACCCTGAAAACGGCACAGCATTATGCACAACATTTAAACGTGCATACCAATTACCTGAACCGTGCCGTGAAAGAAGTGACGGGGAAATCCACCACCAACCACATTACCGAGCGCATCATCACGGAAGCCAAAGCACTGCTTCAGCATACGGACTGGAGCATTTCAGAAATCGCTTATGCGCTGGGGTATGAATATCCTACCTATTTTAACAACTTCTTTAAAAAAGCAACAGGGACAAATCCTAAATCTTTCCGGGCCGCCGAAGTTTGA
- a CDS encoding DapH/DapD/GlmU-related protein, which produces MKDPQNNTAAGLPEKDIFKRLKSGEPVYATDPGYDKINETVAGTLRLSQQLNSSAHIKDVRHFLSEITGNTIDESTTVFPPFYTNFGKFTVIGKNVFINHACSFLDMGGITVEDHVMIGPKVNLITENHPVNPNERRALITKPITIRKGAWIGAGATVLPGVTVGENAIVAAGAVVSRDVPADTIVGGIPAKTIRKINHENI; this is translated from the coding sequence ATGAAGGACCCACAAAATAATACCGCTGCCGGTTTGCCTGAAAAAGACATTTTCAAAAGGCTGAAATCAGGCGAACCGGTATACGCTACTGACCCCGGTTATGATAAAATCAATGAAACCGTTGCCGGAACATTAAGACTTTCGCAACAATTGAATTCTTCTGCTCATATTAAAGATGTCAGGCATTTTCTGTCTGAAATAACAGGAAATACGATTGATGAAAGCACGACGGTATTTCCGCCGTTTTATACCAATTTCGGAAAGTTCACCGTCATCGGGAAAAATGTGTTTATCAACCATGCCTGTTCATTTCTGGATATGGGTGGAATTACCGTTGAAGATCATGTCATGATCGGCCCGAAGGTGAATCTCATTACAGAAAACCATCCGGTGAATCCCAATGAGAGGCGGGCGTTGATTACAAAGCCCATTACCATCAGGAAAGGGGCATGGATCGGAGCCGGGGCAACCGTTCTTCCCGGCGTCACCGTTGGTGAAAATGCAATTGTAGCTGCCGGTGCCGTAGTTTCAAGAGATGTCCCCGCTGATACAATCGTAGGCGGAATTCCTGCAAAAACCATCAGAAAAATCAATCATGAAAATATTTAA
- a CDS encoding Crp/Fnr family transcriptional regulator → MEKFVTFIKTMVGIDDTELNMVLSKCRKKTVPKGKLVLKKGHIAGQYFFILSGGLRFFYEGQAGENTTWVVFENEFFTEISSLNPQKPTRFNIIAIENTELIVIDKKDMDFLYGYIPVWQEFGRKIWEETCVRMIDQILKFQTLTAEERYLEFASTPEILRKIPVKQLASVLGITPNALSRIRKNIR, encoded by the coding sequence GTGGAAAAATTTGTAACATTTATTAAGACAATGGTCGGTATCGATGACACCGAGCTGAATATGGTACTTTCAAAATGCAGGAAAAAAACGGTACCGAAAGGAAAACTGGTGCTGAAGAAAGGCCATATTGCCGGCCAGTATTTTTTTATTCTCTCAGGAGGCCTCCGGTTTTTTTATGAAGGCCAGGCCGGGGAAAATACAACCTGGGTGGTTTTTGAAAATGAATTCTTTACGGAAATATCAAGCCTGAATCCACAGAAACCTACACGGTTCAATATCATAGCCATAGAAAATACGGAACTTATCGTCATCGATAAGAAAGACATGGATTTCCTGTATGGCTATATCCCGGTATGGCAGGAATTCGGCCGGAAAATCTGGGAAGAAACCTGTGTAAGGATGATTGATCAGATCTTAAAGTTCCAGACGCTTACGGCTGAAGAAAGATACCTGGAATTTGCCAGCACACCTGAAATCCTCAGGAAAATTCCGGTGAAGCAGCTGGCAAGCGTGCTGGGCATTACCCCCAATGCGCTGAGCAGGATCAGAAAAAATATCCGGTAA
- a CDS encoding SDR family oxidoreductase, with the protein MKKVLITGANKGIGLETARQMLRYGYYVFIGSRTAENGNAAVKQLKEEGFENTEAVQLDVTDPESVHSAREVIGKKTRTLDALINNAGINGGWPQSPFDATIDQFKSVFDTNLYGVVRVTQAFIDLLKNAEQPRIVNVSSSGCSLTLNSDPNWKYYAHKAAVYPASKAALNMYTIDLAYELRDTPFKVNAVCPGFVATDFNNHRGTGTADEGGKRIARYAMIGNDGPTGKFISEEHNPETGDCPW; encoded by the coding sequence ATGAAAAAAGTATTGATTACCGGAGCGAATAAAGGCATCGGTTTAGAAACGGCGCGTCAGATGCTCCGTTACGGATATTATGTTTTTATCGGATCCCGTACGGCAGAAAACGGGAATGCCGCTGTGAAACAACTTAAAGAAGAAGGTTTTGAAAATACCGAAGCCGTTCAGCTGGATGTTACCGATCCGGAGTCTGTACATTCAGCCCGTGAAGTTATAGGGAAAAAGACCAGGACGCTTGATGCCCTGATCAACAATGCCGGGATCAACGGCGGATGGCCGCAGTCTCCGTTTGATGCCACCATTGATCAGTTCAAATCGGTCTTTGATACCAATTTATACGGTGTGGTACGGGTGACCCAGGCATTTATCGACCTGCTGAAAAATGCGGAGCAGCCAAGAATTGTCAATGTATCATCCAGCGGATGTTCATTAACGTTAAACAGTGATCCCAACTGGAAGTATTATGCGCACAAGGCTGCGGTTTATCCTGCATCCAAAGCAGCCCTTAATATGTACACCATAGATCTGGCATACGAATTACGGGATACGCCGTTTAAGGTAAACGCCGTCTGCCCCGGCTTTGTGGCTACTGATTTCAATAATCACCGCGGTACCGGAACGGCTGATGAAGGCGGCAAGCGTATTGCCAGGTATGCTATGATAGGTAATGACGGGCCTACAGGAAAATTCATCAGTGAAGAACACAATCCGGAAACAGGAGATTGTCCCTGGTAG
- a CDS encoding alpha/beta hydrolase, with amino-acid sequence MNENTDITLHDYSDEELIKKFPGFENKYIRVNGVKIHYVEGGSGKPLVCLPGWPQTWYSLQPVAMQLAGKYRVIIADLRGMGTSEKPESGYDKKTMAADIRELAIRLGLEKINILGHDIGGMVAMSFAFNYPELTEKLIVLDGSHPSAEMLQMPLIPSPGTFSEKMDAKIPYAWWMGFNQVKGLPEQLLEGRFHLLQEWLFKYVMIDESKMTGLERGVYAAAYHDRESIRASNAWYQAFNQDIEDAKHYQPLKMPVLGIGSYISYNYMNMGLPYVAADVKVVGIPDSGHYLFEEQPQQVLDIVLPFLAS; translated from the coding sequence ATGAACGAAAATACAGACATCACGTTACATGATTATTCCGATGAGGAACTGATCAAAAAATTTCCGGGATTTGAAAATAAATACATCCGCGTAAACGGTGTGAAGATCCATTATGTTGAAGGCGGCAGCGGCAAACCCCTGGTATGCCTGCCCGGCTGGCCCCAGACCTGGTATTCTTTACAGCCTGTTGCGATGCAGCTTGCCGGGAAATACCGGGTAATCATAGCAGACCTCAGGGGAATGGGGACTTCTGAAAAACCGGAATCGGGATATGATAAAAAAACAATGGCGGCTGATATCCGTGAGCTTGCCATCCGGCTCGGCCTGGAAAAAATTAACATTCTGGGCCATGATATCGGCGGAATGGTGGCCATGAGCTTTGCTTTCAATTATCCTGAACTGACTGAAAAGCTTATTGTCCTGGACGGTTCCCATCCAAGTGCAGAGATGCTCCAGATGCCGTTGATCCCTTCCCCGGGAACTTTCAGCGAAAAGATGGATGCGAAAATCCCGTATGCCTGGTGGATGGGCTTCAACCAGGTAAAAGGACTGCCTGAACAGTTGTTGGAAGGACGTTTCCATCTTTTGCAGGAATGGCTTTTCAAATATGTAATGATTGACGAAAGCAAGATGACCGGTCTTGAAAGAGGCGTATATGCAGCTGCCTATCATGACCGGGAAAGTATCAGGGCATCAAATGCATGGTATCAGGCCTTTAACCAGGATATTGAAGATGCAAAGCATTACCAACCATTAAAAATGCCGGTATTGGGAATCGGCAGTTACATCAGTTATAACTATATGAATATGGGGCTGCCGTATGTGGCTGCCGATGTTAAAGTCGTCGGGATCCCAGACAGCGGGCATTACCTGTTTGAAGAACAGCCGCAACAGGTGCTGGATATCGTATTGCCCTTTTTAGCCTCTTAA